A genomic region of Rickettsiales bacterium contains the following coding sequences:
- a CDS encoding septum formation initiator family protein — translation MRNATMVKAARMNSWRRPDKMGGPLLLAFGVFYLVFHLFSGERGLYALLKENRKLEILRAELKEVQTKNAEMDRRVKAMNSGSLDLDMLDEQVRRVLGDASRNEVVIPTQNPAADKE, via the coding sequence ATGAGAAACGCAACCATGGTAAAAGCTGCTCGCATGAATAGCTGGAGGCGCCCGGATAAAATGGGCGGCCCGCTTCTGCTCGCGTTCGGCGTATTTTACCTTGTGTTTCATCTGTTTAGCGGCGAACGTGGTCTCTATGCCTTACTCAAAGAAAATCGCAAGCTGGAGATCCTGAGGGCGGAATTGAAAGAGGTACAGACCAAAAATGCCGAAATGGATCGCCGCGTGAAAGCCATGAACTCCGGATCGCTGGACCTCGACATGCTGGACGAGCAAGTCCGCCGCGTGCTCGGTGACGCTTCCCGCAATGAAGTCGTTATCCCCACACAGAATCCTGCCGCAGACAAGGAATAG
- the metK gene encoding methionine adenosyltransferase: MSGRKHYLFTSESVSEGHPDKVCDQISDAIVDAYLGVNPEARVAVETLATTNRVVIAGEVRGADSISYDMVGQIAREQIKRIGYMQDGFHWEDANIEVLLHRQSADIAMGVDAGENKDEGAGDQGIMFGFACNETPELMPAPICHASKILRLMAEARHSGKEQNLRPDAKSQVTLVYENGKPVRAASVVVSTQHAAGISQKDVREIVRPYVLQSLPEGWMCDEEQFYVNPTGQFIIGGPDGDAGLTGRKIIVDTYGGAAPHGGGAFSGKDPTKVDRSAAYAARYLAKNVVAAGLAERCTIQLSYAIGVSKPISFYVGTEGGKVDEDKLEKVLQGLMDLSPRGIRKHLNLNRPIYTRTAAYGHFGRAPEADGGFSWEKLDLVDALKSEFKNVIAA, translated from the coding sequence ATCAGCGGGCGCAAGCATTATTTATTCACCAGTGAATCCGTATCGGAAGGTCACCCTGACAAAGTTTGCGACCAGATTTCGGATGCAATTGTGGATGCCTATCTGGGAGTTAACCCGGAAGCGCGCGTGGCTGTCGAAACACTGGCCACCACGAACCGTGTGGTGATCGCGGGGGAAGTACGCGGCGCAGATTCCATCAGCTATGATATGGTCGGTCAGATCGCTCGCGAACAGATCAAGCGCATCGGATATATGCAGGACGGGTTCCATTGGGAAGATGCGAATATCGAAGTCTTATTGCATCGCCAGTCAGCGGACATCGCCATGGGCGTTGACGCAGGCGAAAATAAGGACGAAGGCGCTGGCGACCAGGGTATTATGTTCGGCTTTGCCTGCAATGAAACACCGGAGCTGATGCCAGCTCCTATTTGCCATGCAAGCAAGATCCTGCGCCTGATGGCGGAAGCCCGCCACAGCGGCAAGGAGCAGAATCTGCGTCCGGACGCCAAGAGCCAGGTCACGCTGGTTTATGAAAACGGCAAGCCAGTACGCGCCGCTTCGGTAGTCGTCTCCACGCAGCATGCAGCAGGTATCTCACAGAAAGACGTACGCGAAATCGTTCGTCCTTATGTACTTCAGTCACTGCCGGAAGGCTGGATGTGCGATGAAGAGCAGTTCTATGTCAACCCTACCGGCCAGTTTATCATCGGCGGTCCGGATGGCGACGCAGGCCTCACCGGCCGCAAGATCATCGTGGATACATATGGCGGTGCAGCCCCCCATGGCGGCGGCGCATTCTCTGGCAAAGACCCCACGAAGGTGGACCGCTCCGCAGCTTACGCGGCACGTTACCTCGCTAAAAACGTCGTCGCGGCAGGCCTCGCTGAACGTTGCACGATCCAGCTCTCCTATGCAATTGGCGTTTCCAAGCCCATCTCATTCTATGTCGGAACCGAAGGCGGGAAAGTGGATGAAGACAAGCTGGAAAAAGTACTGCAGGGCCTGATGGACCTTTCGCCGCGTGGCATCCGCAAACATCTTAACCTGAACCGTCCGATCTACACGCGCACCGCCGCTTACGGGCATTTCGGCCGCGCGCCGGAAGCAGATGGCGGTTTCTCCTGGGAAAAGCTGGACCTTGTGGACGCACTAAAATCCGAATTCAAGAACGTGATCGCCGCTTAA
- the crcB gene encoding fluoride efflux transporter CrcB gives MNLLYVAAGGATGAVIRFLMMNLIGHRMGNDFPYSTLIVNISGSLAMGLLIGWLARALPANASDIRLFLAVGVLGGYTTFSSFSLDAITLMEEGRIGSMAIYIVASVLLSLVGLLGGLYLIRTLP, from the coding sequence ATGAACCTTCTATATGTTGCGGCGGGCGGCGCCACAGGTGCTGTCATACGCTTCCTGATGATGAACCTGATCGGCCACAGGATGGGAAACGATTTCCCCTATTCTACGCTCATTGTGAATATCAGCGGCTCGCTCGCCATGGGACTTTTAATCGGCTGGCTGGCGCGCGCCCTACCCGCTAATGCTTCCGATATCAGACTATTCCTGGCGGTCGGCGTATTGGGTGGCTACACCACATTCTCCAGTTTCTCGCTCGACGCTATCACACTGATGGAAGAAGGCCGTATCGGCTCCATGGCCATCTATATCGTTGCATCCGTTCTGCTGTCGCTGGTCGGGCTGCTGGGCGGTCTCTATTTAATAAGGACACTACCGTGA
- a CDS encoding RluA family pseudouridine synthase — protein sequence MNQYTVEEADGDIRLDRWFKRHRPDVPHGMLEKALRKGDIRLEGKKAKASDRVQQGQTITIRFLATPPVAKEEKSTPKPQKTTPEDAKMLQDAVLYKDADIIVINKPPGLAVQGGSKITRSVDGMLDALRFDAKERPKLVHRLDRDTSGVLVLARSAKAATKLMHAFARKEAEKIYWALIKGAPEIPQGKIDLPLAKQEDGDIEKVNIDEEDGKRAITYYRVLERLGKTLSWVELMPVTGRTHQLRVHMSAIGHPILGDGKYGAREAFIDGMELSRKLHLHARRIVIPGLIDVTAPLPRHMEQSWETLGLDQ from the coding sequence GTGAATCAATATACCGTAGAAGAAGCCGATGGCGATATCAGACTCGATCGCTGGTTCAAGCGTCACCGCCCTGACGTCCCGCACGGCATGTTGGAAAAAGCGCTGCGCAAAGGCGATATAAGGCTGGAAGGCAAAAAAGCAAAAGCGTCCGACCGCGTGCAGCAAGGACAGACGATTACGATACGCTTTCTGGCTACTCCTCCCGTAGCAAAGGAAGAAAAATCTACTCCTAAACCACAAAAAACTACCCCTGAAGATGCAAAGATGCTGCAGGATGCAGTCCTGTATAAAGATGCGGATATCATCGTCATCAACAAACCGCCGGGACTGGCGGTACAGGGCGGCAGTAAGATCACGCGTAGCGTGGACGGTATGCTGGATGCATTACGTTTTGATGCCAAGGAACGTCCGAAGCTCGTGCATCGTCTCGACCGCGATACAAGCGGTGTGCTGGTGCTGGCGCGTTCGGCAAAAGCCGCAACGAAACTCATGCATGCTTTCGCCCGCAAGGAAGCGGAAAAGATTTACTGGGCGCTGATCAAAGGCGCACCGGAAATTCCGCAGGGCAAGATCGACCTGCCTCTCGCCAAGCAGGAAGACGGCGATATAGAGAAAGTCAATATTGACGAGGAGGACGGCAAACGCGCCATTACCTATTACCGCGTGCTGGAACGCCTCGGCAAGACATTATCCTGGGTAGAACTGATGCCCGTCACCGGCCGCACGCACCAGCTGCGCGTCCATATGAGCGCCATCGGCCATCCGATTTTGGGTGACGGTAAATACGGTGCGCGCGAAGCCTTTATCGACGGCATGGAGCTTTCACGTAAACTCCATCTGCATGCACGGCGCATTGTGATTCCCGGACTTATCGATGTCACAGCCCCCTTGCCCCGCCATATGGAGCAAAGCTGGGAAACGCTGGGATTGGACCAGTAA
- a CDS encoding MarR family transcriptional regulator, with protein sequence MPVNKTTVTQKPDYEKRIVRALRQLTQKLDAHSRQLLANHDVTMPQIICLDTLTDKGAMTVSSLASTIHLTPSTTVGIIDRLEKKGFVKRMRDSTDRRAVFVEVTNEGREFMISSPHLLHNRLRDNLNRLLERDQAQIANSLDVLVQLMDKKP encoded by the coding sequence ATGCCTGTTAATAAGACAACGGTCACGCAAAAGCCTGACTATGAAAAACGCATCGTGCGCGCTTTGCGGCAACTCACCCAGAAACTGGATGCACACTCCAGGCAGCTACTGGCAAATCACGATGTAACCATGCCGCAGATCATCTGCCTGGATACGCTGACCGATAAGGGAGCCATGACGGTTTCTTCTCTTGCCAGCACCATCCATCTTACTCCCAGCACGACCGTTGGCATCATAGACAGGCTGGAGAAAAAAGGGTTCGTCAAACGCATGCGTGATAGCACGGACCGGCGCGCTGTCTTTGTCGAAGTAACGAATGAGGGGCGTGAGTTCATGATTTCATCTCCGCACCTACTGCACAACAGACTGCGCGACAATTTAAACAGACTTCTTGAGCGCGACCAGGCGCAAATCGCAAATTCGCTGGATGTACTTGTACAGCTTATGGACAAAAAACCGTAA
- a CDS encoding flagellar basal body-associated FliL family protein yields MADKKDKDEDEKEKDQEGAEEGQENSEEQEAEAKKKKKKKIILIAVAAVVFLGAVGSGVYFSGILKPTKTETLNKKAKKHHKEGEEGAHGSSGSSVKAVKQNLGEWTPGPVPGHEGDDVQYYNLPEFLVNLNTGGKQTSFIKMEVTLEVPTEGDNDAIDSRMPRITDSFNTYLRELRAGDIAGSAGLYRLREELLLRINKIIYPNKVNDVLFREIIIQ; encoded by the coding sequence ATGGCGGATAAGAAAGACAAAGACGAAGACGAGAAAGAAAAAGACCAGGAAGGTGCGGAAGAAGGCCAGGAAAACTCAGAAGAGCAAGAAGCCGAAGCGAAAAAGAAAAAAAAGAAAAAGATTATATTGATTGCCGTCGCCGCAGTAGTCTTTCTTGGCGCGGTCGGTTCGGGAGTCTATTTCAGCGGCATATTAAAGCCCACCAAGACAGAAACGCTGAATAAGAAAGCCAAAAAACATCATAAAGAAGGCGAAGAAGGTGCTCACGGAAGCAGCGGTTCGAGCGTGAAAGCGGTGAAACAGAATCTGGGCGAATGGACTCCCGGTCCTGTGCCCGGCCATGAAGGTGATGACGTACAATATTACAATCTGCCGGAATTCCTCGTGAACCTGAATACGGGCGGCAAGCAGACCAGCTTTATCAAAATGGAAGTGACGCTCGAAGTGCCGACGGAAGGCGACAACGACGCCATCGACAGCCGTATGCCCCGCATTACCGACAGCTTCAACACGTACTTACGTGAATTGCGTGCGGGTGATATTGCAGGCTCTGCCGGTCTTTACCGTCTGCGCGAGGAATTGCTGCTGCGCATCAACAAGATCATCTATCCCAACAAGGTCAATGACGTTCTGTTCCGGGAAATCATTATCCAATGA
- a CDS encoding inositol monophosphatase family protein, with protein sequence MTVFKEEDNSALAEFGREIVLTLAVPVLVQGYAELVARFRNDHSLENAVKESGIDSALSAEGPEMAALRKDNKELVTAAEKIAERHMTEAVRKQFPDHAVVGEEHGFTPGSDTRWVFDPVDGTSAMIRCALADAFGLPYPAPTPAFGITAGIVRGETAIVGIVVQLIPAAGELRIGDIWIGHSGIATNNGKPVHTTEAAITLKETTLLCTVPQVMFNTAQKWGGFQALMEATESCITDQNCIGFMRLLGNNTHIIYEADLAYHDVAALIPILQGAGLTVTNAEGNPPRFPETAIGTEFSILATPAALHPLALACIRKGVPAENNHFGKHAVIGKGYAQKFSA encoded by the coding sequence ATGACGGTCTTCAAAGAAGAGGACAATAGCGCACTCGCAGAGTTCGGTCGGGAAATCGTGCTGACATTGGCAGTGCCTGTGTTAGTACAGGGTTACGCTGAGCTCGTAGCCAGATTTCGCAACGATCATTCACTCGAAAACGCCGTGAAGGAATCCGGGATAGACTCGGCGCTTTCCGCAGAAGGCCCTGAGATGGCCGCGCTACGCAAGGATAATAAGGAACTTGTCACCGCAGCGGAAAAGATTGCAGAACGGCACATGACGGAAGCAGTGCGAAAACAATTTCCTGACCATGCGGTAGTGGGTGAAGAACATGGCTTTACGCCCGGCAGCGATACACGCTGGGTTTTCGATCCTGTAGACGGCACCAGTGCTATGATCCGCTGCGCGCTCGCTGACGCATTCGGCCTTCCCTACCCTGCGCCAACTCCCGCATTCGGAATTACCGCAGGTATTGTCCGGGGCGAGACAGCCATAGTGGGAATTGTCGTTCAGCTCATACCGGCAGCTGGCGAATTACGCATAGGCGACATCTGGATCGGCCATAGCGGTATCGCTACCAATAACGGTAAGCCTGTGCACACTACCGAAGCCGCCATAACGCTGAAGGAAACAACACTTCTGTGCACCGTTCCACAGGTAATGTTTAACACCGCACAGAAATGGGGAGGATTCCAGGCACTTATGGAAGCAACCGAATCCTGCATTACGGATCAGAACTGCATCGGCTTCATGCGCCTGTTGGGCAACAATACCCATATCATTTACGAAGCTGATCTTGCCTATCATGACGTCGCGGCTCTTATACCGATCCTGCAAGGCGCTGGCCTTACTGTTACAAATGCGGAAGGCAATCCGCCTCGTTTTCCGGAAACCGCAATCGGCACAGAGTTTTCCATACTTGCAACCCCTGCGGCTTTGCACCCTTTAGCATTAGCTTGTATACGCAAAGGTGTTCCGGCCGAAAACAACCACTTCGGCAAACATGCTGTCATCGGCAAAGGTTATGCGCAAAAGTTCTCGGCGTAA
- the ppa gene encoding inorganic diphosphatase, which translates to MDISKIPTGKNPPHDINVVIEIPQGGLPVKYEIDKDSGALFVDRFLQTSMIYPANYGFVPHTLSGDGDPCDVLVVTNIPVLAGSVVRARPIGALLMEDESGQDEKIIAVPVDKLGAFYSNVKSYKDLPQILCDQIAHFFEHYKDLEKGKWVKVLKWVDAEEAAKLIQEGMTRTGKAAA; encoded by the coding sequence ATGGATATCAGCAAAATTCCGACAGGCAAAAACCCGCCGCATGACATCAATGTGGTGATTGAAATTCCGCAGGGCGGGCTGCCGGTGAAATATGAGATCGACAAGGATTCCGGCGCATTGTTCGTCGACCGTTTCCTGCAGACGTCGATGATTTATCCTGCGAATTACGGTTTTGTGCCGCATACGCTTTCCGGTGACGGTGATCCGTGCGACGTGCTTGTCGTTACGAACATTCCGGTGCTGGCAGGCTCAGTCGTTCGTGCAAGGCCGATCGGCGCGCTGCTGATGGAAGACGAATCCGGTCAGGATGAAAAAATCATTGCTGTACCGGTGGATAAGCTTGGCGCGTTCTATTCGAATGTGAAGTCCTATAAAGACCTGCCGCAGATTCTGTGCGATCAGATTGCCCACTTCTTTGAACATTACAAGGATCTGGAAAAGGGCAAGTGGGTAAAAGTGCTGAAATGGGTGGATGCGGAAGAAGCCGCAAAGCTCATCCAGGAAGGTATGACGCGTACCGGTAAAGCGGCAGCTTAA
- the purB gene encoding adenylosuccinate lyase, giving the protein MIPRYSRPEMAAIWQPENRFRIWFEIEAHACDALAIQGVIPKSAAETIWKKGKFDVARIDEIERVTKHDVIAFLTNVAEYVGEDARFMHQGMTSSDVLDTCLAVQLKEAADLLLADLDKLLAVLKRRAYETKDMVCVGRSHGIHAEPTTFGIKLARFYAEFARCRERLVAARADIATCAISGAVGTFANIAPFVEEYVAQKLGLAVEPVSSQVIPRDRHAAFFSTLAVIAGSVENIAVEIRHAQRTEVLEAEEYFSKGQKGSSAMPHKRNPVLSENLCGLARMVRAYALPALENVALWHERDISHSSVERMIGPDATVTLDFALARVTDMMDKLIVYPENMQKNMNKLGGLIFSQRVLLALTQAGVSREGAYALVQRNAMKVWEQGKDFLTELLADKEVTDALKPEDIKALFNLDYHTKHVDTIFNRVFAGNGK; this is encoded by the coding sequence ATGATTCCGCGTTACTCCCGTCCCGAAATGGCTGCTATCTGGCAGCCGGAAAACCGCTTCCGTATCTGGTTCGAGATCGAGGCGCATGCCTGCGATGCTTTGGCGATTCAGGGGGTGATTCCGAAATCGGCTGCGGAGACCATCTGGAAAAAGGGTAAATTCGATGTGGCGCGGATCGACGAGATTGAACGCGTAACAAAGCATGACGTGATCGCGTTCCTGACGAACGTTGCGGAATATGTCGGCGAAGATGCGCGATTCATGCATCAGGGGATGACGAGTTCAGACGTATTGGATACCTGCCTTGCCGTGCAGCTCAAGGAAGCAGCGGATCTGCTGCTTGCGGATCTCGATAAATTGCTCGCTGTGCTCAAGCGCCGTGCGTACGAAACCAAAGACATGGTGTGCGTGGGCCGCAGCCATGGTATTCATGCGGAACCGACGACATTCGGTATCAAGCTTGCGCGGTTCTATGCTGAGTTCGCGCGTTGCCGCGAGCGCCTTGTTGCTGCACGCGCGGATATAGCAACCTGCGCTATTTCCGGTGCTGTGGGCACGTTTGCCAATATCGCACCGTTCGTGGAAGAATATGTAGCGCAAAAGCTTGGATTGGCTGTGGAACCGGTTTCCAGTCAGGTGATTCCGCGTGACCGCCATGCGGCGTTCTTCTCCACGCTTGCTGTGATTGCGGGCTCGGTCGAAAATATAGCCGTGGAAATCCGTCATGCGCAGCGTACGGAAGTGCTGGAAGCGGAAGAATATTTCTCCAAAGGGCAGAAGGGCAGCTCTGCCATGCCACATAAGCGCAATCCGGTGCTTTCGGAGAATCTTTGCGGTCTGGCGCGCATGGTGCGTGCTTATGCATTGCCTGCGCTCGAGAACGTGGCGCTGTGGCATGAACGCGATATTTCCCATTCTTCCGTAGAGCGTATGATCGGCCCGGATGCGACCGTGACGCTTGATTTCGCGCTCGCCCGTGTCACTGACATGATGGATAAGCTGATCGTTTATCCGGAGAATATGCAGAAGAACATGAACAAGCTTGGCGGGCTGATTTTCTCCCAGCGCGTGCTGCTGGCGCTGACGCAAGCCGGGGTATCGCGCGAAGGCGCTTATGCACTTGTGCAGCGTAATGCGATGAAGGTATGGGAGCAGGGCAAGGACTTCCTGACCGAGCTGCTGGCCGATAAGGAAGTGACCGATGCGTTGAAGCCTGAGGATATCAAGGCATTGTTCAATCTTGACTACCACACCAAACATGTGGATACGATTTTCAATAGGGTGTTTGCAGGCAACGGCAAATAG
- a CDS encoding superoxide dismutase, translated as MAFTLPDLPYAQNALEPYISANTLGFHHGKHHQAYVTNLNNLVKDTDLANMTLEEIIKKTAGDAGKAGVFNNAAQVWNHTFYWHSMKPNGGGAPKGKIADKINADFGSFDKFKEEFKNAGATQFGSGWAWLVLENGKLKVTKTPNADLPMVHGQTALLTMDVWEHAYYLDFQNRRPDYITTFLDKLVNWEFAEKNLG; from the coding sequence ATGGCTTTTACATTACCGGATCTTCCTTACGCCCAGAATGCACTGGAACCCTACATCAGCGCAAACACGCTGGGCTTCCATCATGGCAAACATCATCAGGCTTACGTCACTAACCTGAATAACCTGGTGAAAGACACCGACCTCGCCAACATGACGCTGGAAGAAATCATCAAGAAAACCGCTGGCGATGCAGGCAAAGCCGGTGTTTTCAACAATGCCGCGCAGGTCTGGAACCATACGTTCTACTGGCACTCCATGAAACCGAACGGCGGCGGCGCACCGAAAGGTAAGATTGCCGACAAGATCAATGCTGATTTCGGCAGCTTCGATAAGTTCAAGGAAGAGTTCAAAAATGCAGGCGCTACGCAGTTCGGCAGCGGCTGGGCATGGCTTGTGCTGGAAAACGGCAAACTGAAAGTGACCAAGACACCGAACGCCGATCTGCCGATGGTACACGGCCAGACCGCGCTGCTCACGATGGATGTGTGGGAACACGCATATTATCTGGACTTCCAGAACCGTCGCCCGGACTACATCACCACGTTCCTGGATAAGCTGGTAAACTGGGAATTCGCAGAAAAGAACCTTGGGTAA
- a CDS encoding N-acetylmuramoyl-L-alanine amidase has protein sequence MRRIFSIVLGLWMLPAAANALEINELHVRPIKGGEHVSIRLSEKASYHLFMVEHPPPRLVLDLPPAHWRSGAGLPKHYNDPLIARIRYSRYNKSTTRVVFDFVTDVRVMNSKLERWHHAYWLVFDVMRGAGSSHAAAETTQPPEEEPKSKPVIILDAGHGGQDPGTAGYAGSREKDLTLQYARLLKAALLETGRYQVHLTRTDDRYLLLGERVRRARANHGNLFISIHANSSPVESADGLSVYTISETASDQQSEALAEKENKADIIGGMDLSGTSKDVADILIDLTQRETRSKSNQFADLLVKKLSGDDVNLLVHTHRFAGFAVLKAPDIPSVLVEVGFLTNPDEERLLHTKNYEHKITHGVVDAVNAYFSK, from the coding sequence ATGCGGCGTATTTTTTCAATTGTTCTGGGTTTATGGATGCTGCCTGCGGCAGCAAATGCATTGGAAATCAATGAGCTGCACGTCCGCCCCATCAAGGGGGGCGAACATGTGAGCATCCGGCTCAGCGAAAAAGCGAGTTATCACCTGTTCATGGTCGAACATCCGCCGCCGCGGCTTGTGCTGGACCTTCCTCCGGCGCACTGGCGCAGTGGAGCGGGGCTCCCAAAACATTATAATGACCCTCTGATCGCACGAATACGCTACAGCCGCTATAATAAAAGCACGACGCGCGTCGTGTTCGATTTTGTGACGGATGTCCGGGTAATGAACTCCAAGCTTGAACGCTGGCACCATGCTTACTGGCTGGTGTTCGATGTTATGCGCGGAGCAGGCAGTAGCCATGCTGCAGCGGAAACAACGCAGCCGCCCGAGGAAGAACCCAAGAGCAAGCCGGTGATTATTCTGGATGCCGGGCATGGCGGGCAGGACCCAGGCACTGCAGGATACGCGGGAAGCCGCGAGAAAGACCTGACGCTGCAATATGCAAGACTGCTCAAGGCGGCATTGCTGGAGACGGGGCGCTACCAGGTGCATCTGACGCGCACGGATGACCGTTACCTGCTGCTGGGCGAACGTGTGCGGCGCGCGCGTGCGAATCATGGCAATCTATTTATTTCCATCCATGCTAATTCTTCTCCTGTCGAGTCGGCGGACGGGCTTTCTGTTTACACGATTTCAGAAACCGCGTCGGACCAGCAGTCGGAAGCGCTGGCGGAAAAAGAAAATAAAGCGGATATCATCGGCGGGATGGATCTGTCCGGCACGAGCAAGGACGTCGCCGATATCCTGATCGATCTGACGCAGCGCGAAACCCGCTCAAAATCCAACCAGTTTGCCGATCTTCTGGTAAAGAAACTGAGCGGGGACGATGTGAATCTTTTGGTGCACACCCACCGTTTTGCAGGCTTTGCCGTGCTGAAAGCGCCGGATATTCCGTCCGTGCTGGTGGAAGTCGGTTTCCTGACCAATCCGGACGAAGAGCGCCTGCTTCATACCAAAAATTATGAGCATAAAATTACGCACGGGGTAGTGGACGCCGTGAACGCTTATTTTAGTAAGTGA